In Rhodamnia argentea isolate NSW1041297 chromosome 4, ASM2092103v1, whole genome shotgun sequence, the following proteins share a genomic window:
- the LOC115740643 gene encoding inosine-5'-monophosphate dehydrogenase-like isoform X1 has protein sequence MEFEDGYSAQKLFHQGYSYTYDDIIFLPGYIGFPVEQVELSTKLTRNISLNIPCVSSPMDTVTESSMARAMAALGGIGIIHANISPSDQASLVKAAKSSRFPVLSNPVFRSPSDSIISIEDFADAPCILITDSGDCRGKLVGYVAKSDWMNLTDKETQLADYMVESHDFAPWDCDLARMICYFEEKAEKEFTPIIKGGETVDVTGREDVERLRGYPRLVRGGSVGPDGEWMVGAAIGTREVDKERLQHLVKVGVNVVVLNSSQGNSLYQIDMIKYVKKTYPELDVIGGNVVTMYQADNLIKAGVDGLRVGMGSGSICTTQEVRAVGRGQATAVYKVSSLASQYGVPIIADGGISNSGHIVKALSLGASTVMMGSFLAGSTEAPGAYVVQDGRRLKKYRGMGSLEAMTKGSDARYLGDTSKLKIAQGVVGAVADKGSVLKFVPYTMQAVKQGFQDLGAQSLRDAHDMIKTSLRLEVRSGAAQIEGGVHGLVSFEKKPF, from the exons ATGGAGTTCGAGGATGGGTATTCGGCGCAGAAGCTGTTCCATCAGGGTTACTCCTACACATATGATGATATCATCTTCCTCCCAGGCTATATTGGATTCCCAGTGGAGCAGGTTGAACTCTCTACCAAGCTCACGCGCAACATCTCTCTCAACATCCCATGTGTCTCCTCACCGATGGACACTGTCACAGAATCCTCCATGGCCCGAGCCATGGCAGCTCTTGGCGGCATCGGCATCATTCATGCCAATATCTCTCCCTCCGACCAAGCCTCCTTAGTCAAAGCGGCCAAATCCTCCCGCTTCCCTGTCCTCTCCAATCCTGTCTTTCGATCTCCCTCTGATTCCATCATCTCCATCGAGGATTTTGCCGATGCTCCTTGCATCCTCATCACAGACTCTGGTGATTGCCGTGGAAAGTTGGTGGGTTATGTAGCCAAGTCTGATTGGATGAACCTCACAGACAAGGAAACACAGCTGGCTGATTACATGGTCGAGTCCCATGATTTTGCCCCTTGGGATTGTGATTTGGCAAGGATGATCTGCTACTTTGAGGAGAAGGCAGAGAAAGAATTTACGCCAATAATTAAGGGAGGAGAGACAGTAGATGTCACCGGGAGAGAGGATGTGGAGAGGTTGAGAGGCTACCCCAGATTGGTGAGAGGGGGTTCAGTGGGTCCCGATGGAGAGTGGATGGTGGGAGCAGCGATAGGGACAAGAGAGGTGGATAAGGAGAGGCTGCAGCACCTAGTCAAGGTTGGTGTCAATGTGGTGGTGCTCAACAGTTCTCAGGGAAATTCCCTTTATCAGATTGACATGATCAAGTACGTGAAGAAAACGTACCCTGAGTTGGATGTCATTGGTGGCAATGTGGTCACAATGTACCAGGCAGATAATTTGATCAAGGCTGGGGTTGATGGTTTGAGGGTTGGCATGGGGTCTGGTTCTATTTGTACCACCCAGGAGGTCCGTGCCGTTGGACGTGGGCAG GCTACTGCTGTCTACAAGGTTTCATCTCTTGCTTCTCAATATGGTGTGCCAATCATTGCGGATGGTGGCATTTCAAACTCTGGGCACATTGTCAAAGCTTTGTCCCTTGGGGCATCCACTGTGATGATGGGAAGCTTCCTAGCTGGAAGTACGGAGGCTCCTGGTGCTTATGTGGTTCAG GATGGTCGTCGATTGAAAAAGTACCGAGGCATGGGTTCACTTGAGGCAATGACTAAAGGGAGTGATGCAAGATACTTGGGTGACACATCCAAACTCAAGATTGCACAGGGTGTCGTCGGTGCAGTTGCAGATAAAGGGTCGGTCTTAAAGTTTGTCCCTTATACCATGCAAGCTGTTAAGCAAGGTTTCCAAGATCTTGGAGCTCAGTCTTTAAGAGATGCTCAtgacatgataaaaacatcgtTGAGGCTAGAG GTAAGATCGGGAGCTGCCCAAATTGAAGGCGGAGTCCACGGGCTGGTCTCCTTTGAAAAGAAACCATTCTGA
- the LOC115740643 gene encoding inosine-5'-monophosphate dehydrogenase-like isoform X2, with protein sequence MEFEDGYSAQKLFHQGYSYTYDDIIFLPGYIGFPVEQVELSTKLTRNISLNIPCVSSPMDTVTESSMARAMAALGGIGIIHANISPSDQASLVKAAKSSRFPVLSNPVFRSPSDSIISIEDFADAPCILITDSGDCRGKLVGYVAKSDWMNLTDKETQLADYMVESHDFAPWDCDLARMICYFEEKAEKEFTPIIKGGETVDVTGREDVERLRGYPRLVRGGSVGPDGEWMVGAAIGTREVDKERLQHLVKVGVNVVVLNSSQGNSLYQIDMIKYVKKTYPELDVIGGNVVTMYQADNLIKAGVDGLRVGMGSGSICTTQEVRAVGRGQATAVYKVSSLASQYGVPIIADGGISNSGHIVKALSLGASTVMMGSFLAGSTEAPGAYVVQVICSYYCYA encoded by the exons ATGGAGTTCGAGGATGGGTATTCGGCGCAGAAGCTGTTCCATCAGGGTTACTCCTACACATATGATGATATCATCTTCCTCCCAGGCTATATTGGATTCCCAGTGGAGCAGGTTGAACTCTCTACCAAGCTCACGCGCAACATCTCTCTCAACATCCCATGTGTCTCCTCACCGATGGACACTGTCACAGAATCCTCCATGGCCCGAGCCATGGCAGCTCTTGGCGGCATCGGCATCATTCATGCCAATATCTCTCCCTCCGACCAAGCCTCCTTAGTCAAAGCGGCCAAATCCTCCCGCTTCCCTGTCCTCTCCAATCCTGTCTTTCGATCTCCCTCTGATTCCATCATCTCCATCGAGGATTTTGCCGATGCTCCTTGCATCCTCATCACAGACTCTGGTGATTGCCGTGGAAAGTTGGTGGGTTATGTAGCCAAGTCTGATTGGATGAACCTCACAGACAAGGAAACACAGCTGGCTGATTACATGGTCGAGTCCCATGATTTTGCCCCTTGGGATTGTGATTTGGCAAGGATGATCTGCTACTTTGAGGAGAAGGCAGAGAAAGAATTTACGCCAATAATTAAGGGAGGAGAGACAGTAGATGTCACCGGGAGAGAGGATGTGGAGAGGTTGAGAGGCTACCCCAGATTGGTGAGAGGGGGTTCAGTGGGTCCCGATGGAGAGTGGATGGTGGGAGCAGCGATAGGGACAAGAGAGGTGGATAAGGAGAGGCTGCAGCACCTAGTCAAGGTTGGTGTCAATGTGGTGGTGCTCAACAGTTCTCAGGGAAATTCCCTTTATCAGATTGACATGATCAAGTACGTGAAGAAAACGTACCCTGAGTTGGATGTCATTGGTGGCAATGTGGTCACAATGTACCAGGCAGATAATTTGATCAAGGCTGGGGTTGATGGTTTGAGGGTTGGCATGGGGTCTGGTTCTATTTGTACCACCCAGGAGGTCCGTGCCGTTGGACGTGGGCAG GCTACTGCTGTCTACAAGGTTTCATCTCTTGCTTCTCAATATGGTGTGCCAATCATTGCGGATGGTGGCATTTCAAACTCTGGGCACATTGTCAAAGCTTTGTCCCTTGGGGCATCCACTGTGATGATGGGAAGCTTCCTAGCTGGAAGTACGGAGGCTCCTGGTGCTTATGTGGTTCAGGTAATTTGTAGTTACTACTGCTATGCGTAA